One Leopardus geoffroyi isolate Oge1 chromosome B1, O.geoffroyi_Oge1_pat1.0, whole genome shotgun sequence DNA window includes the following coding sequences:
- the NKX3-2 gene encoding homeobox protein Nkx-3.2 — protein sequence MAVRGANTLTPFSIQAILNKKEERGGLPAPEGRPVPGGTAVPVAEAPAVCCWRLFGETDAGALGGAEDSLLASPAGTRTAAGRTAESLVAWDSDSALSEENEGGRRCADAPGASGAGRAGGTLGLGQRVCELPAAKDLEEEAAGRSDSEMSASVSGDRSPRAEDDAVGPGSARVPALCGRGGGGGGGGGGGPAGGAEEEEEPAAPKPRKKRSRAAFSHAQVFELERRFNHQRYLSGPERADLAASLKLTETQVKIWFQNRRYKTKRRQMAADLLASAPAAKKVAVKVLVRDDQRQYLPGEVLRPPSLLPLQPSYYYPYYCLPGWALSTCAAAAGTQ from the exons ATGGCTGTGCGCGGCGCCAACACCTTGACGCCCTTCTCCATCCAGGCAATCCTCAACAAGAAAGAGGAGCGCGGCGGGCTGCCCGCGCCAGAGGGGCGCCCGGTGCCCGGGGGCACCGCGGTGCCAGTGGCTGAGGCTCCCGCTGTCTGCTGCTGGCGACTCTTCGGGGAGACAGACGCGGGCGCTCTGGGGGGCGCGGAGGACTCTCTGCTGGCGTCGCCGGCGGGGACCAGAACGGCTGCAGGGCGGACCGCGGAGAGCCTGGTTGCTTGGGACTCGGACTCGGCGCTGAGCGAGGAGAACGAGGGCGGGCGGCGCTGTGCGGACGCGCCGGGGGCCAGCGGGGCCGGCCGCGCAGGGGGGACGCTGGGCCTCGGCCAGCGGGTCTGCGAGCTGCCCGCCGCCAAGGACCTGGAGGAGGAAGCCGCAGGCCGGAGCGACAGCGAGATGTCGGCCAGCGTCTCAG GCGACCGCAGCCCGAGGGCCGAGGACGACGCTGTGGGCCCCGGAAGCGCACGCGTCCCGGCGCTGTGCggccgaggcggcggcggcggtggcggcggtggcggcggacCGGCGGGCGgcgcggaggaggaggaggagcccgcGGCGCCCAAGCCGCGCAAGAAACGCTCGCGGGCCGCCTTCTCCCACGCGCAGGTCTTCGAGCTGGAGCGCCGCTTCAACCACCAGCGCTACCTGTCCGGGCCGGAGCGCGCCGACCTGGCCGCGTCGCTGAAGCTCACCGAGACGCAAGTGAAGATCTGGTTCCAGAACCGTCGCTACAAGACCAAGCGCCGGCAGATGGCCGCCGACCTGCTGGCGTCAGCGCCCGCCGCCAAGAAGGTGGCGGTGAAAGTGCTCGTACGCGACGACCAGAGACAGTACTTGCCCGGCGAGGTGCTGCGGCCACCCTCGCTGCTGCCGCTGCAGCCCTCCTACTATTACCCTTACTACTGCCTCCCCGGCTGGGCACTCTCCACGTGTGCAGCCGCCGCGGGCACCCAGTGA